GCTGCTCCCACAGCGCCACGAACACTTCGACCTTGCCGCGCACGGCGCGCGAATCGAGCGGCTTGTACAGCACATCGACCGCGCCGGCCTCGTAGCCCTTGAACGAGTAATTGAGTTCCTTGCCGGCGGCAGTGACGAACACGATCGGGATTTGCCGGGTTTTCTCGGTGCCGCGCATCAGTTCGGCCAGTTCGAAACCGTCCATGCCCGGCATCTGCACGTCGAGGAAGGCCATGGCAAAGTCGTGCTGCAGCAGCAGCGCCAGCGCTTCGTCGCCCGAACCGGCCTGGAAGATCTCGCGGCCCGGGCCCCGGATCACGGCGTTCAGGGCTTGCAGGTTTTCCGGCAGATCGTCAACGATCAGCAGTTTGGTCGGTTGCTCGGCTTGCATCAGTTCTTCTCCAGCTTCAACAGCAATGTATGGATCGCGTCCAGCGGCAGCACCAGGTCGGGGTGGCGCACGCGGATCGCTTCCTGCGGCATGGTCGCCACTTCGGCATCTTGCGGGTCTTGCACCACGGTGAGGCCGCCGGCGCGGCCGATGGCCGCCATGCCTGCGGCGCCGTCATGGTTGGCCCCGGTCAGTAATATGCCCATCAGGGCCGGCCCGTAGGCATCGGCCGCCGACTCCATCAGGATGTCGATCGATGGCCGGGCAAAATTACGCGGCGCTTCGCAGCTTAACGAAAAGCAGTAATCCGACTCGACAGACAAATGGTAGCCGGAACCGGCAAAGTAGAGCGTCCCGGACGTCAAGGTTTCCTTGTCGGCCGCTTCGCGCACCGGCAGCGCCATGCGCTGGGCGAACACGTCGGCCAGCTGGCTTTGCCGGTTTTCCGGCACGTGCAGCACCGCCACCACGGCCGGCGCATACTGCCTGGGCAAGCCCGGCAGCAGCTTGAGCAGCGCACCGACGCCGCCGGCCGAGGCGCCGATGATCACCGCCTTGATGCGAGTGCGGTGGCTGGCCAGGACGGCGTCGATCGCGGCAAGCGCGGTGGCGGCATCGAGCATGGCTAGCGCTTGCGAA
This is a stretch of genomic DNA from Duganella zoogloeoides. It encodes these proteins:
- a CDS encoding chemotaxis protein CheB, with translation MLDAATALAAIDAVLASHRTRIKAVIIGASAGGVGALLKLLPGLPRQYAPAVVAVLHVPENRQSQLADVFAQRMALPVREAADKETLTSGTLYFAGSGYHLSVESDYCFSLSCEAPRNFARPSIDILMESAADAYGPALMGILLTGANHDGAAGMAAIGRAGGLTVVQDPQDAEVATMPQEAIRVRHPDLVLPLDAIHTLLLKLEKN